A part of Tessaracoccus timonensis genomic DNA contains:
- a CDS encoding NADH-quinone oxidoreductase subunit J, translating to MTTFIPLATASDVAFWIAAPIMVACALGFIVSRKPVHSAVCMAGVMIGLAVLYGALDAPFLFVAQIIVYTGAILMLFVFVVMIIGVHSTDSLVETIKGHRAASIVASLGFGILIIAVVGQLATFGEPAGLATANQIGNVEGLAKLVFHDYVIVFELAAALLIVAPMGALILTHGDELKKKVSQWGSATERTKAYAKEGAHPGPRPSSGVYARHNSIASPALLPDGSVAETSLSQTLLDRGIAVDVDQLRAPTDEVRKAIESARADIEGGQA from the coding sequence ATGACGACCTTCATTCCCTTGGCCACGGCATCGGATGTGGCCTTCTGGATCGCAGCGCCGATCATGGTGGCCTGCGCTCTGGGATTCATTGTCTCCCGCAAGCCGGTGCACTCAGCAGTGTGCATGGCCGGCGTCATGATCGGGCTGGCTGTGCTCTACGGTGCGCTGGACGCCCCCTTCCTGTTCGTCGCGCAGATCATCGTCTACACGGGCGCCATCTTGATGCTGTTCGTGTTCGTCGTGATGATCATCGGCGTGCACAGCACCGATTCGCTGGTGGAAACCATCAAGGGCCACCGCGCCGCGTCGATCGTCGCCTCGCTCGGGTTCGGCATCCTGATCATCGCGGTGGTCGGACAGCTGGCAACCTTCGGGGAACCCGCTGGGCTGGCGACCGCCAACCAGATCGGCAACGTTGAGGGCCTCGCCAAGCTCGTCTTCCACGACTATGTGATCGTGTTCGAGCTCGCTGCCGCGCTGCTCATCGTCGCCCCGATGGGCGCACTCATTCTGACCCACGGCGACGAGCTGAAGAAGAAGGTCAGCCAGTGGGGTTCCGCTACCGAGCGCACCAAGGCCTACGCGAAGGAAGGCGCTCACCCCGGGCCCCGGCCCAGCTCCGGTGTGTACGCGCGCCACAACTCGATCGCGTCCCCGGCGCTGCTGCCTGACGGCTCCGTCGCCGAGACCTCGCTCTCGCAGACGCTGCTCGACCGCGGCATCGCCGTCGACGTCGACCAGCTGCGCGCACCCACCGACGAGGTCCGCAAGGCCATCGAATCCGCTCGCGCCGACATCGAAGGAGGCCAGGCATGA
- the nuoK gene encoding NADH-quinone oxidoreductase subunit NuoK, whose protein sequence is MTTASLLVLSAILFTVGVAGFLLRRNAIIAFMSIELMLNAANLAFVAFARQHGGLEGQMAAFFVMVVAAAEVVVGLAIIVAVYRTRRSASVDDANLMKF, encoded by the coding sequence ATGACCACCGCATCACTGCTCGTGCTTTCCGCGATTTTGTTCACGGTCGGAGTAGCAGGATTCCTGCTGCGCCGTAACGCGATCATTGCGTTCATGTCGATCGAGCTCATGCTGAACGCCGCGAACCTCGCGTTCGTCGCGTTCGCCCGCCAGCACGGCGGCCTCGAGGGGCAGATGGCGGCCTTCTTCGTGATGGTCGTCGCCGCCGCTGAGGTCGTGGTTGGCCTCGCCATCATCGTTGCCGTCTATAGGACGCGTCGCTCGGCTTCGGTCGATGACGCGAACCTCATGAAGTTCTGA
- the nuoI gene encoding NADH-quinone oxidoreductase subunit NuoI: protein MGFTDEWAGFGITFKTIFRKTFTQDYPHKDPEKVLQPRFHGRHQLNRWPDGLEKCVGCELCAWACPADAIYVEGADNTEDERFSPGERYGHVYQINYLRCIFCGLCIEACPTRALTMTNTWKLADKTRESLIYEKHQLLAPLLPGMEEPPHPRRLGDDEDDYYAGLPATGELDTRSATTQGAVE, encoded by the coding sequence ATGGGATTCACCGATGAGTGGGCCGGATTTGGCATCACATTCAAGACGATCTTCCGCAAGACCTTCACCCAGGACTACCCGCACAAGGATCCTGAGAAGGTACTGCAGCCGCGCTTCCACGGACGCCACCAGCTGAACCGCTGGCCCGACGGGCTGGAGAAGTGCGTCGGCTGTGAGCTGTGCGCCTGGGCGTGCCCGGCAGACGCCATCTACGTCGAGGGTGCAGACAACACGGAAGACGAGCGGTTCTCGCCCGGCGAACGCTACGGGCACGTCTACCAGATCAACTACCTGCGCTGCATTTTCTGCGGCCTGTGCATCGAGGCGTGCCCCACACGGGCGCTGACCATGACGAACACGTGGAAGCTCGCCGACAAGACGCGCGAGAGCCTCATCTACGAGAAGCACCAGCTGCTCGCACCGCTGCTGCCCGGTATGGAAGAGCCGCCGCACCCGCGTCGACTCGGCGACGACGAGGACGACTACTACGCCGGACTCCCCGCCACCGGAGAGCTGGATACCCGCAGCGCCACCACCCAAGGAGCGGTTGAATGA